The Miscanthus floridulus cultivar M001 chromosome 6, ASM1932011v1, whole genome shotgun sequence genomic interval acctaaccaagtccagatccaaagtacctttCTGCTCGGTCTCCAATTAGCATTCGTATATATATCCCAGGTGATAAcaatataataacaataataatatattttctatctctcgcgagtgacaggcaatcactcgacttctaccagagttctgtagcatagcaatctatacgatcctattctactagtaaaactcataggataaggatatatatatgcacgtgggtttcattcaactccttaaaacttaatgcacacgcgtaaaataaagtgcagaataataggggttatgcatcgggccttgcttgggtaagatataatcaaaagttagcattccatcatggtgacatgatcatcaagacaccatcttttccgctacctCGGCCAACTCCACGATCcattgttgttcctattatgatatacgtggatgcaacgcagagacgcaattaatcaatAGTAACAGCAACTCTATAATATGATTATGCTCCATGAGCTAACAAGCTAGCTTAAtaactaacgtactagtctacgtatccacatcGCCAAGTAAGGCTTGTTCCAAAAAATGTTTTCATTCTACAAACCCTcaattatttttgacatttgattggtTAACTATATATTTTCATACtcgggctcatttagttaccttaacaaactaattcctatggggctacaaaaattatagtgagcacctaatattgttaggaaactactgtaaaaattttagggccAGTACTTCTACCAATTCATaataataattcctacaagttcatgttttacctattttaagtgcttcaaattaattagtctactcttgaaaaatctatgaaactaagtgaacaaaatacGTTATCAggtaggtcatgattttaggaacctaacaaaattggtttcacaattttttgttAGCTACACAAATTTTccttgaatttacaaatttaccctAGAAACTAATTTGGAAACTCTTTAGAAAAGGAAAAGCCGGTGGCCAACGATTTTGGCCCAGCAACCTAAATGGGCCGCGACGGGGAGCCCGTGCGTGTAGTAAGCCAGCCCAACAAGTGGCCAGCGACAGGGCGCTCGCGCGCGCCCACGCACCTTTTGCAGAAAAACCCTCAACGTAATAGATTATCACGCGGCGTCACTGAGCACTATTACACCAGAGACAAGCTTTGCACTAAGGACCCCGAATGTTTTCGCCTTCACAATGGGGAGGTCCCTGCTCTACCCCGCGTTCGCTGGCATGGTGACTAGCGGCATGGGCGGCTACGTTGGGCACCCTGAGCTCGCTACCATGGGGTAAGGAGCCAACATTTGCCTACTGCTAAGCGCGCACTCCTAGGTAGCGGTGGGGAGCTTAATGGTGCACTACCAAGGGCTAGCCTCGGTGATGGGCAGAGCTATGCCACGGTGTCCTCGTTTCGGCGACCTAAGGCTCTaccgaggtggtggtggtgatggatgagcaccagtagctcactaGGGTTCATGTTGCGGTGGTGGTTGAGGCAGAGGAGCGATGAGGCGACCCGGCTACATGCGCCCACACCTCACGGCGGCATGCCGAGCGTGACACCGGTGCGCCACCACTCCAATGGTGGACTCCTTGGACAAAACAACACGAGCACCAAGCGGAGGGGGTCAAGGTGAGTTTATGGTCTCAAGCAATCGAACTACTATCGCTCCAATCCTACCTCTCTCCCTAGTTCTAGGTCATGGCGGTGACCAttgctgtcgatgaaatatggtcggcagtccaccgagggggtgcccgtggtggtagattatcgataGACGGTGCgagtaatcaggaaccagatggtgatacaagatgtagagacagcgatttagacaggttcgggtcatctgatcgacgtaataccctacgttctgtgtctttggtatattgtattgagatgtatacaaattaacctatcctctaggggacccttgtctctccttatatactccgaagagataaggttacaagtaaagtatctaatttggtactattacaatatctagtacaacttgtaatcttgatgtgtacgccttgatcttacgggccgggccacctcgcatggtgcggcccatgtaccatcttgtggtacccgggggtatatcccccacagctagtccccgagcgccatgtattctgatgcgacacgccattttaaccttctccgaacagtgaggcttgagttattgacatctctgaccaccgttgttgtcggagaagtaggttgttcgaagaatgtatggtgctcttaagaagaaagaaaaagatttttgtcccgggaagtgtgcctacttgtatttctgaaaagaaatgtaagtgcgtcttgaagcgtagcatctttgatcatcagaggcgtagtggtcaaaaaacaagcacattcaccacaaggtgaagtgtgcccacttagtccccaagcctggtagtaggtgacgtaggcacgtggtgccagggtctaaaaagaattcctagttaagttgagaatccaatcgtcgtacaggcgatacgagatgcaccggcagatgcatcgtaccgatgtagtctccgagcttgctggaagacgaggtatgagccttgtagcaaggtctaaacgaaaaagaatatcccaactgtatgcgagtcgccagtcgcatgtagttgagacgcaaagtccctgagctgtggtcggagagtggtcaaggcagtccccgagcacaggtcaaggagcgagcgacgaagtccccgagctgtggtcggagagtgatcgaggcagtccctgagcacaggtcgaggagcgagcgacgaagtgcccgagctgtggtcggagagtgatcgaggcagtccccgagcataggtcgagaagcgagcgacgaagtccccgagcataactcgaaattcctgcaatataaatatgtagaatggtagtacatgatatacaaaataataaattatggagaaaaatcagcggtgaagaaacaacgctcagcagtcatttgcaaatgagcatgatgtgataaagcagttggtgctttgtaaacattagtgttaatatgaagtttgtgtttatacttaatataaaccgcctgaccagttagtatgtagctgagtctccagccctagctagcccgtgaaccataacgtggggcgcggagcccgtgcacgtgtaggaagaataaagcgtcgctaaggagccactgccgaccacccataacgcagagggcagacgctcgtgcacgtgtagggaggagccagagacagggccgtctctgtaggcatcgagcgtcaacgtgactggtcgaggatttacattaagtatagttgtatgttatatttaagatggtatacatggacaaacgttatttgaagaataatcatgacgaggacgttgtggagaaacgtcgtaatgaaaattatattaaatataaatattagaagtgtacttatctttgatagaaatctggtcggtggcgatgaagtcgtccggtcctcgagctttccgacctgTCATCATGATGGTGGTCGCAGTTATCGTAGCGTCGTTCTTCGCGGCAATCattattgcgacgtggtctggtggtcgatgtggtcgaagctcagcggagctgctcgggacatggtcgacgtggtctggtggtcgaggtggtcggagctcggtggagccgcccgagacgtggtcggagctcggcagagccacccgagacgtggtcgacgtggtccatggtcgttgtggtcggagctcggcggagccgctcaggccgtggtcgacgtggtcggagctcgatcAGTTcggtggtcggagtaagtagtccggGCGACGTCGTCCTTCTACggctcgcttggtggctcggGTGGCTTAACGCAGTCGAACAGGTGCGCGGAGTCGTAGGCGAGCCCGCATAGTCGATCCCATGTTAGAGGCAAGTCACGAGGATTTTTGCAGGCGTGACCGGTGCATGCGTAAGCACGTATATGCAGAAACCAAGATTAATACGTCGATCACTTTTGGCTAGCTTGCTTGGATCATGTTCACGTCATGGTGATGTGAGCCACGCATAATTTGCTTGCTTGCTGATCAGCTCTTATCCGACTAGCGGCTCTCTCTACCACGCAATCCCGTGCACCCACGGCAATCCCGAGCTGGACTACCATGTCGACAATGGCGTTGTATGCCTCAACACGACCTTCTTGCCATGGGGCGGCACGCGCTCATGCATGGCCAGGTGACCCGACGGAGGCGTAGTGTTGAGTGAGAGCGAGAGCATCGCGGCCGTGGGCTCCTGATCGAGCGTGACCTTGCTGCTTGTCTGACGTACATGGAAGCTATAATTAGCTTGCATGGTGGTGTAGATCATGACGTGATGCCATAACGCTGCTTTCAAGTCTCGTCGTTGACGCATGCCGTGGCTGAAGCTTTGACTTCATATTCGCCAACACGAGATGCACGCGGGACAGATCTCATTGCGAGTTTTAAGATCGGATCTGATAAAATTTGCTGCAGCTGAGGTCGCCTGGCTTCTAGCCGACTTGCTTCTTGGTGTTGGTCCCAGCCAACATCCAGGCGAGTCAGAGCTGGATGCTTGAGAGGTGAAGTCCCGCCGCAGGTAGCCGGACGGTTGTTGTCGCCGTAACGTCGAGACCGTAAGGCTGTTGAAGAACGCCGCCTCAGAAAGTCAGGTTGCCACGAACGGCgttgttcttgaggtcccatctggttcgccatggatcagcacgcacaacccctaaagaCACGATGAGATCCCCCACAATTGCCCGCGGTGAGCAGAACCTCGAATCGACACGATGAAGGACATCTGCTGGGACTAGGTACAGTAGGGGCGACTAGCTGGCTTCCTATGCTACCTACTGGCATGAGGACATGGCTGAAAAGCCTTGAGCTCGGCGAATTAGAAAGGCGGAGGCGTGGGGTTATGGCCAAGACCACGTCAGAGGGCACACGGGTGAGCTCGAGAGGGTTGAGCGAGTTAAAGCGAGACTCTAGTCGGTGACGGCAGCGAGCTCATGCACATAGGCGATGAGGCCCGATGATTTGGCATGACACGCATAACTCAAAGTGACCAAACCTGAGCAGAGCCCTCCATGGCGGCTAGCGGTAGGGCAGAGAAGCGTCCCATCGCCCACTGGAGCCGAAGCCAAAGACCTAGACGCGACGACATAGGATGGCTCAAGTGCTCGACGTGGTAGGTGCATTGAAGGGTGAGGCGAGTGCCACATCCGCCGAGTCCACTCCGCCGCGGCCATGACATGCTCTGCGCATAGCACCATGGCCATTCACCTAAGCATGACGTGCACGTAGCAGCGAGCCAAATCGTAGATGATGCGCGACATCAACCTCGTGCGTGAGCTAGGCAACGGCAGCGTCCCAGCCACGGCCTGAGCCCCAGCACCAGTAGCGCCCCGCGCGTGGAGACCACGAGCCCAGACCGAGCGGCTGCTATCCGtggcgtgcatgaattttaaagctcgTATGTTATATTTGACCAAACTCATACAAAAAAGTACTAATCTTTATCATACCAAATAAGTACTATTAGATTGATTATGGAATAAAATTTTATTTTCTACCTATTcggtgtcataaatattaatgCTTCCTAATGAGCTTGTCTGGTCCGCATGCCCATCTTCCTCACGCTGGCATATTTTTTTGTTTGAACATGTGTTTTTTAAGAGAGGGTGAGCGTGGCGCAGAGCGAGGGGCGAGGAGGGCGCAGACGATAACCCTTTCTATTTTTTTTAGATGTATATAAAGATGTGTCAGTTGTAGAAGTCGGATATAGTAACCTCATAGATCAGATGTCCAGCACAACAGAGAAAATTTAAGATATGTTAATAAACAAAGTCTTGCTGAATGTATAAATCGACAGAGATCATGACATCTAAAAATGACAAGTTAGGTTATTCATGCAACGATAGTTACCAGGTTCCTCACACGCTAGCACTCTACAACGAACAGTGTCAGTCTTGGGGCGACACGTGGGCATCTGGAACGTCACCTCGCATGCTTCTCTGAGGTGGCGGCAGCGTCCCTCTGGATTTCGCTGGGCTGGAGATTGGTCCGTCCAACTTGAGTCGATTTTTGTTCGTTTCCTTTTTAGCTTTTGTTGATTTTTTTAACAAGCTTTCGTCGAGTTTGAGGGGGCAACAAGAACGAGATCAAGTTAGGACACGGGGTTTGACTGAGGTCCGAGAGGAGCCATACGGAGGGGTGatgttttttttttagaattttttaTCACCGGCTAGATGATttactttagagttttttttagggTAAGAAGATAGATGTAGAGATAGAGATATAATTTTATTTGTACTTGACGATATATTTagcaatttgaattataaaataacTCGATTTAAATAAAcaataaaaaaaaaaattctacaagGAAATTTGTCTCGGGTCAGATCTCTGAACGCTGATCGCTCAGTCGCAGCTTGCAAGTGCCCTCTCTCGGCTAGATTATAACGCGGACAATAATCCAGGCGACCAGGCGTCCAAAACCAACTCCCTTAATTCGCGAAAAAAAAGGAAGGTAGTCGCCCACCCGATCCGATCCCCAAATTCTCCACAACCCCATGGCGGCGAGCTTGTGGCGGGCGGTGATGGGCACCGGCGCGGCGTCCACGGACGCCACCGACTCCGCGGGCGGCGGCGTCGAGTTCTGGCGCGCCCCGGAGCGCGTGGGTTGGCTGACCAAGCAGGGCGAGTACATCAAgacgtggcggtggcggtggttcgTGCTCAAGCAGGGGCGGCTCTTCTGGTTCAAGGAGTCGACCGTCACGCGCGCCTCCGTGCCCCGCGGTGTCATCCCTGTCGCCTCCTGTCTCACCGTCAAGGGCGCTGAGGACGTGCTCAACCGACCCTACGCCTTCGAGCTCTCCACCCCGCGCGAGACCATGTACTTCATTGCTGACaccgagaaggagaaggaggagtggATCAACTCCATCGGGCGCTCCATCGTCCAGCACTCCCGCTCCGTCACCGACGCCGAGGTCGTCGACTACGACAGCCGCCCTGTCGACAAATGATTGATTTGTGAGCAAAAGGACCCGTTACACCTGTAACTCTGCAGCGTCTCTATGCTACTTTAACTCTGCAGCGTTTCTATGCTACTTAGTTTCGCACTTGTTATTGTTGTTTTGTGGATATGATCTGTGCATTTGTATAATATTTTGGTCATTGGGGAATAAGTTCGGGATCATGTATAGCGTGCTATCTGATACAGTACTGCAGATCGGTTCTCTACGTTCAAATTTGTGCACTGCCGTTTGATTTGTTTGGTCAATTGTTTATAGTATTTGGTTACATTACACCTCTGGACGTGTGAACTTTCAGCAATCCAACAAGAAAATTTTCTTGCTGCTTTTAATTTGCTCCTTTGAGTGTCATATTAGCTTAGACCCATGACATTACTTGATTGCTCCTGTTGTCTTTGAACCATACTTGAATTATATCTCATTTAGTTGATGAAATCTTGGTTTGCCTATTCTAGCAACTATGCTTCCTTGACCATGATGATCTCAGAGCAATTATCTGCTTATTCAGGAAAGACCTCTAAGATTCTGTTGTCTTCTGCGCAAGCATTTGAAATGCACCGGGCATTGGCTTCCTATACTGAAGGTCTAGACTTCAGTGTTACTTGTGAGCTCATATCCTCGATTTGTGTTTTGAAAGCCATGTTGATGAAAACGGATTAAACTGTTGTGGTTATCTGTTCATCAAAACAGCTAGAAACGCCGTTCTTATAGTTTATTTGCAGATGATTTGGTAAGTCAGCGGATTGTCTGCCTCATCTTTAGGGTGTATAATGTGCTAATGACCTCAGCCTTATTATGTCAAAGGTGGATGCTATCATGCTATAACCCAGTGATCAACAACCCACGCTAATTTGCATGGTTGTGCTTAATTCACATTTAACTTATGCATCAAATATGTTCGCAATGAATCTTGCAATTCTTGTTCTTAGtgagttagtgtcggtgcagaaagtgacaaactcgtaaatatttgtagttttgccgtacgttgtgatcggatgtggcctagcactcaatgacacatcaggcaacgtgccctacgtccagtttgagtcggtcggtgactttattcttgagcccaggtgctcgaagtttgctgtgagaTTACAAACGGAAGGAAGTAAGATGGGAggtgcaagaggtctggtcggactctggtctgaagggccgagagtgacgggagctccgttatgtgctaagtgttcgaacgtctgTTGTTCGTTGGAATCCTTGGCCGTTCGGATCATTGGAGCGTGTTTCAGTTGTCGTCCGATTCCTCCCCTGTtgggagagcgcatccccttttatagatgaagggagcggcctttacaagtgagagagagagtgagagtacgtatgctactaagtcttgttgcccacgccgtcaggtacaagatgatggcaggcgcccataatactgtttgtgtcagacgcatgtgggaggttttaccgtattcaccatgtatggcaaacgACGACGCCCAcgacactgtcgatgcccagaggcatgtggggggcttttaccgtgtttgcctggtatgggaattgatggcgcccacaatactgtagggcaaatcgtcggcgcccacaacactgcttgggttctaacatgcctggaaggttgcagggcacccttctgacatgtcctgtcggtattgtcatgcaggtgtacagggtacggtccttggttttGCGGTTGATTTGAGCGTCCTGCTTTACTTGTTCCgcccgtttcctggtcctcaccgagcgggcgtccccggtcggttggtcctagtcggctccgactgcgccagtcgtagaagagctgtaagcagaggttcggtgtatccccggtcggagacgcgggtcggagtcggaagcgttgttggctaggcctttcggtcggagaggcgggacagagtcggaagcgaggccttccggttggagagacgggccagagtcggaagcgaggccttccggttggagaggtgggaCAGAGTCGGAAGCgttgttggccaggccttccggtcggagaggcgggccggagtcggaagcggacgtcgttcctccttggccagaccttccggtcggagtttggatcgcccttctggcctgtcgttaggtttttgggccggcccaggagttgtgcgtcgttcgcaacgtcgtctactgagccgagcttttgctgggaagcagatcCATGaggaaccctaggtttatgaacccgacagttaGTGTATCGGTTATTATTATCTctgtttattttgttctgaaaTGCTGTTATATTCTCATGTATGACTCAAGGATACCTTTTGCATTGCATGTCTGTAAGACTATTGTCTTACCTGTGACTGTAACATTGAATTCAAAGTGTCGAATATTAAGACACATTCATCCTCATATTTGCAACAGTTTAGAATGGGGGACCAAAGATGATAATAGGTACTACTCTCTCCAGGCCCTAGTCTGAGTAAAAAAATACTTGTCATTTTGGGCATAGCATATAACCTTTGACCATTTTTCTACTCGAATATATTTACAATCTAATTAATATATGAAATTATATAAGTAAATATCAAGGAAAACCTGCATGTAGGACTTATATTTCCAAGCTAAATATTTTAAAAGGTTGTTGATAGTCAAAGTTTCACATATTTGACTGGATCTTGTCCAAAAGGCCAAGTATTTGTGACTGAAAAGGAGCATTATTTGATATTGAAGCATGTAAAGAAAGTTGTCAGCAAACCAAATGGTCTGCATCCAGTTGGAGAATGCAAAGACAAGTATAATAGCTAGGTCATTATCTAATTGCAAACTTCTGCTGAGTTACACTAGTTAGACCGCTGGAGTCTGGTGGCAATGACACCCAGGTTCGAAGTCTGGCTTAATCTTCTTAAGAACAAAATCGGGACGATGTCTCTCCTGGTCAAGTTTTTAAGGCTATTATCTAATTTTGATGCTTGTATATATCATGTGAACCTATTAACATAGGTTTATAACTCTTATCCAAGCATACTTGTGGTTGCCTCTTTTGTGAATTctgtcaacaacaacaacaaagcctttaagtccctaACTCTTTTGTGAATTCTGTCAAATATAAGTTTTTTCATTCCTTGTGGAGATTTGTGCCCTCCTGTATACCCAGGGTTTCTTCATACAATTTAAAATCCAGCGTTGCTTCTGCTGTATACCATGTTACGAGTTAGCTGCCACATGTATCCAGCAATACATTTGCCTCCAGAATCTCAAGGTTTTTGGGCTGGTACTTAAGTTTTAGTTAGCTGTTGCTATGCTGCCGCATGTGTTGCTTTATAATATTTGTCCCGAATCATACTGTCCTTATTGGAATTTAAGTCGTGAAGCTTGTGAGAAACATTTGGAAATCTGCTGTTGATGCTATCTTAATTCCTCAGAGCTGGTCGTTTTCCTTTTCAGATCCCTCCAAATTCCAAGTGAACTTCTGCCAGGAAGCACAAGGCCAACATCATGTCTTATCTTCCCTGGACTTGATCAGATAGTCTACCTCTTCTTCATTGTTTCGTCATGCATCATCCTAATATGGCAGAGCTCACGTTCGTCAGACTGGAGCCGCTCATGGATACAGCATGTGGCAGAGCTCACGTTCATTTGCTCTGGTTTCTTGTCCTCTGGTTCCATCCTTCCTGTATTGAATTGTAAGCATGCCTAAAGTATCCTTGTGTCTGCGCGCAGCGCGTGTGCTTGCGGAGCACAAGCGCTATCGCACGCACGGATGACATTTTGGATGGCTAAAACAACGTACGCCCATCGTTAAGCCATAATGCGTACCTAACACTGTCTCGAACAAGGAATTCATACTAGCACCCAAATGACCAAACCTAAAATATAGATGGTAAGAGACCCAAAATCAATCTCCAACAGAATATCTATATGAGAGATCTATTTTAAGTTGTCTAAGAGCCACAAACCAAATATAGtcatcctctctcctagaaactcatttgcagaaaggattctcttttaggtctagttgttggagaagatgccgaataagtattaaaccttttgcctgtagcgctacccaaagaacgaatgagtcttgtattttgggtgttgttaTTGGAGATAGCCTCACATACATGGATCATACATGACTATGACGTAACGCGCGCTTCGCTGCGCGCGCGAAAGCGATTAGCATAgtctatctccaacaacaacgcccaaaatataagacccattcgacttttgggtagcgctacagacaAAAGGTTCAATACCCATTTGGTATCTTCTCCTACAATAATAttcaaaagagaatcatttctgcaaatgagttttcAGGAAAGATGatgctcatatttgggttgtgctttttagactgtctccaacgatcACGACCCAAAGTACAAGACTTATTCGTCTTTGGGTAACGCTACAGGCAAATGGTTCAATatctatttttggtcttctccaacaacaagaccccaAAGACAaccatttctgcaaatgggtctctAGGAGAGAGATACTCAAATTTGGGTTATGTCTCTCCTGGCATCTAAAATAGGTCTtttatataggtactctgttggaggttaTAGGTATTGTGTTGGAGATTCATTTGGAGTTTAGGTTTCGCAATGGGTCTTCCGTTAGAGACAGTCTTAGATAATCTAAAATGGATCTTCTATATAGGTATTCTGTGGGAGACTGATTTTAAATTTTTTACTACCCATTTTAGATTTAGATGTTTGTATATAAGTCACTCGTTGAAGACAGTCTTTTGGTACCCACAACGTGAGTCAGAACCGATGCCGAAACATGGAAAAGTCACTCTGGGCATCGAGTAGCGCCATTGTGGGAAGCGGATGCTGAGTTCAAAAACATTGGCACCGAGGAACCTACTTG includes:
- the LOC136459469 gene encoding pleckstrin homology domain-containing protein 1-like, translating into MAASLWRAVMGTGAASTDATDSAGGGVEFWRAPERVGWLTKQGEYIKTWRWRWFVLKQGRLFWFKESTVTRASVPRGVIPVASCLTVKGAEDVLNRPYAFELSTPRETMYFIADTEKEKEEWINSIGRSIVQHSRSVTDAEVVDYDSRPVDK